One segment of Haloplanus natans DSM 17983 DNA contains the following:
- a CDS encoding YqjF family protein: MRMRALLSMRWDDVLFAHWPVDPGVVAPTLPDGLAVDTDGGDAYLGVVGFRMDPIRPRGAPFGLSFPELNLRTYVRSADGPGVYFYNLDADDRIGVTLARALFELPYYRAEMRVEDGEDGIRFRSRRTHRDAASARFDATYRPTGTAKPVAPDSLDAFLTERYRFYTESEGGRLYRGDIEHPPWEVSDATLSIRSNTLFEANGFDRPAGEPLVRYSPGSDVTAGRLRRA, encoded by the coding sequence ATACGTATGCGCGCGCTGCTCTCGATGCGCTGGGACGACGTGTTGTTCGCCCACTGGCCGGTCGATCCCGGCGTCGTCGCGCCCACGCTTCCGGACGGTCTGGCAGTCGACACCGACGGCGGCGACGCCTACCTCGGGGTCGTGGGCTTCCGGATGGACCCGATCCGTCCGCGCGGCGCCCCGTTCGGCCTCTCATTTCCCGAGTTGAACCTCCGGACGTACGTCCGGTCGGCGGACGGCCCGGGGGTCTACTTCTACAACCTCGACGCCGACGACCGGATCGGCGTGACGCTGGCGCGGGCGCTGTTCGAACTTCCCTACTACCGGGCGGAGATGCGGGTCGAAGACGGCGAGGACGGGATTCGATTCCGGAGTCGGCGCACCCACCGCGACGCCGCGTCGGCGCGGTTCGACGCCACGTACCGACCGACTGGGACGGCGAAGCCGGTCGCGCCGGACTCGCTCGACGCCTTCCTCACGGAGCGCTACCGCTTTTACACCGAGAGCGAGGGTGGCCGCCTCTATCGGGGCGACATCGAACACCCGCCCTGGGAGGTAAGCGACGCGACGCTCTCGATCCGGTCGAACACGCTCTTCGAGGCCAACGGCTTCGACCGGCCGGCCGGTGAGCCGCTGGTCCGCTACAGCCCGGGAAGCGACGTGACTGCGGGGCGGCTTCGGCGGGCGTAG
- a CDS encoding FaeA/PapI family transcriptional regulator, with product MSQERDESGRYQATVPLDAVLELFPDTEPRTTSEVAEALDVAQKTAYNKLESLRERGEIRKKNIGGLAVVWWRPDPPDE from the coding sequence ATGAGCCAAGAGCGTGACGAGAGCGGGCGGTATCAGGCCACGGTGCCCCTTGACGCCGTCCTTGAGCTGTTCCCCGATACGGAGCCTCGAACGACCAGCGAGGTAGCAGAGGCGCTTGACGTGGCTCAGAAGACGGCCTACAATAAACTCGAATCGCTCAGAGAACGCGGGGAGATACGGAAGAAGAACATCGGCGGGCTTGCCGTTGTATGGTGGCGACCAGATCCCCCTGACGAGTGA
- a CDS encoding ArsR/SmtB family transcription factor, with protein sequence MGRGEIDVTVFQVLADEYSRRILLAADRDPKTAKALSDICDASLTTIYRRVSTLQEHGLIQEHSTVGADGAHRSQFETTLEELHVTVSDGELSLSVETRDELADNFTSLWTNMRENR encoded by the coding sequence ATGGGACGTGGCGAGATCGACGTGACCGTCTTTCAGGTCCTCGCGGACGAGTATTCGCGACGGATCCTCCTCGCGGCCGACCGGGATCCGAAAACCGCGAAAGCCCTCAGTGACATCTGTGACGCCTCGCTCACGACGATCTACCGCCGCGTGTCGACGTTGCAGGAACACGGCCTCATCCAGGAACACTCGACCGTCGGCGCCGACGGGGCGCACCGAAGCCAGTTCGAAACGACGCTCGAAGAGCTCCACGTCACGGTGTCCGACGGCGAACTCTCGCTGTCGGTGGAGACGCGGGACGAACTGGCGGACAACTTCACGTCGCTGTGGACGAACATGCGAGAGAACCGATGA
- a CDS encoding NUDIX domain-containing protein: MTDHPIPEESWQEIVRHVPIVSVDLLVRHGGGVVLGKRKNEPGRGGWFTPGGRVRKGETLDAATHRVARQELGVDVTIERRLGAYEHFWEGSEFDDVSTKQYPANGVVVRPREGSFTSDDQHAELRTFGPPFPDLHPYVEAYLRNANLLDEPRD; the protein is encoded by the coding sequence ATGACCGACCATCCGATCCCGGAGGAATCGTGGCAGGAGATCGTGCGACACGTCCCCATCGTCTCGGTCGATCTACTCGTCCGCCACGGCGGCGGCGTCGTCCTCGGGAAACGGAAGAACGAGCCGGGCCGTGGCGGATGGTTCACCCCGGGTGGGCGAGTACGCAAGGGGGAGACGCTCGATGCGGCGACCCATCGAGTCGCGCGTCAAGAACTCGGTGTCGACGTGACTATCGAACGACGACTGGGTGCCTACGAACATTTCTGGGAGGGAAGCGAGTTCGACGACGTGTCGACGAAACAGTATCCCGCCAACGGCGTCGTCGTCCGACCACGTGAGGGGTCGTTCACCTCCGACGACCAACACGCCGAACTCCGCACGTTCGGGCCACCGTTCCCGGATCTCCACCCGTACGTCGAGGCGTATCTCCGGAACGCCAATCTGCTGGACGAACCGAGGGACTGA
- a CDS encoding AAA family ATPase, which translates to MNDGGIELTVRSAEKRDAGRGIARLPEAARKRLGVLSGDAVAIAGERETVAKLWPARAGVPAGTILIDAGTRSDAGVAVGDTVRVRRASVADADSITLSAPAGVDTNRESVRRELRRAIENRPLRDGDQVRVESLAADPFVVVGTHPDGAVRAVEGTDVRLVGGGSEQRTSAFSGGAEGDAGADDEGGPAGPATGPRPATGVTYEDIGGLDDELDLVREMIELPLAEPELFTRLGVDPPKGVLLYGPPGTGKTLIAKAVANEVDATFISVSGPEIVSKYKGDSEERLRAVFDRAREEAPSIVFFDEIDSVAPKREDGGGMEDRIVGQLLSLMDGLEARGEVIVIGATNRVDDLDPALRRGGRFDREIEVGVPGVAGRREILDVHTRRVPMTADIDLDRLASRTHGFVGADLESLVTEAAMSALRRAKREGTATGDIRVTRDDFEAAMASVDPSAMREYVSEAPTEGFESVGGLDEAKATLERAVTWPLTYGSLFEAADADPPSGVLLYGPPGTGKTLLARAVAAESEVNFVRVQGPELLDRYVGESEKAVREVFDRARQTAPAIVFFDEIDAVATDRDRAGNEVTERVVSQLLTEFDAVADNPNLIVLAATNRKSALDPALLRAGRLESHVEVPAPDEAARRAILAVHTREKPLADNVALDDLAARTAGYSGADLAAVCREAAMLAVRAVADAYPGPEANDHADEVSLTAEQFEAALETVAPSLG; encoded by the coding sequence ATGAACGACGGCGGGATCGAACTCACGGTCCGGAGCGCGGAGAAACGCGACGCGGGCCGGGGTATCGCGCGGTTACCGGAGGCTGCCCGGAAGCGACTCGGCGTGTTGAGCGGCGACGCCGTCGCCATCGCGGGCGAGCGGGAGACGGTAGCGAAACTGTGGCCGGCGCGCGCGGGGGTGCCGGCCGGCACCATCCTGATCGATGCGGGGACGCGCAGCGACGCCGGCGTGGCCGTCGGCGACACCGTTCGGGTGCGACGGGCGAGCGTCGCCGACGCCGATTCGATCACGCTCTCGGCACCCGCCGGCGTCGACACGAATCGCGAGTCGGTGCGCCGCGAACTCCGGCGAGCCATCGAGAATCGCCCCCTCCGCGACGGCGATCAGGTGCGCGTCGAGAGCCTCGCCGCCGACCCCTTCGTGGTCGTCGGCACCCACCCCGACGGGGCCGTCCGAGCAGTCGAGGGGACGGACGTGCGGCTGGTCGGTGGGGGGAGCGAGCAGCGAACGTCGGCGTTTTCCGGCGGTGCCGAGGGCGACGCCGGTGCCGACGACGAAGGCGGTCCGGCCGGTCCGGCGACCGGCCCCCGCCCGGCGACGGGCGTTACCTACGAGGACATCGGCGGCCTCGACGACGAACTCGACCTGGTTCGGGAGATGATCGAACTCCCGCTGGCGGAGCCGGAGCTGTTTACCCGCCTCGGCGTCGACCCGCCGAAGGGCGTCCTGCTCTACGGGCCGCCGGGAACGGGCAAGACGCTGATCGCTAAGGCCGTCGCCAACGAGGTCGACGCCACCTTCATCTCCGTCTCCGGCCCCGAAATCGTCTCGAAGTACAAAGGCGACAGTGAGGAGCGCCTGCGCGCGGTGTTCGACCGCGCCCGCGAGGAGGCGCCGAGCATCGTCTTCTTCGACGAAATCGACTCCGTCGCGCCGAAACGCGAGGACGGTGGTGGGATGGAAGACCGGATCGTCGGCCAACTCCTCTCGCTTATGGACGGCCTCGAAGCACGGGGCGAGGTGATCGTCATCGGCGCGACCAACCGCGTCGACGACCTCGATCCGGCGCTGCGCCGTGGCGGTCGGTTCGACCGCGAAATCGAGGTCGGCGTCCCGGGAGTCGCCGGCCGGCGCGAGATCCTCGACGTTCACACCCGGCGCGTGCCGATGACGGCGGACATCGACCTCGACCGACTGGCGTCCCGCACCCACGGCTTCGTCGGTGCCGACCTCGAATCACTGGTGACGGAGGCGGCCATGTCGGCGCTCCGTCGCGCCAAGCGGGAGGGGACGGCGACGGGCGATATCCGGGTGACACGCGACGACTTCGAGGCGGCGATGGCGAGTGTCGACCCCAGCGCCATGCGCGAGTACGTCTCCGAGGCGCCGACGGAGGGGTTCGAGTCGGTGGGCGGTCTCGACGAGGCGAAAGCGACGCTGGAACGCGCCGTGACGTGGCCGCTCACCTACGGCTCGCTGTTCGAGGCGGCCGACGCCGACCCGCCCTCGGGCGTCCTGCTCTACGGGCCGCCGGGGACGGGGAAGACGCTTCTCGCCCGTGCCGTCGCCGCCGAGAGCGAGGTCAACTTCGTCCGCGTACAGGGACCGGAGTTGCTGGACCGCTACGTCGGCGAGAGCGAGAAAGCCGTCCGGGAGGTGTTCGACCGCGCGCGCCAGACCGCACCCGCCATCGTCTTCTTCGACGAAATCGACGCCGTGGCGACGGACCGTGACCGCGCCGGCAACGAGGTGACCGAGCGCGTCGTCTCCCAACTCCTGACGGAGTTCGACGCCGTCGCGGACAACCCCAACCTGATCGTCCTCGCGGCGACGAACCGGAAGTCGGCCCTCGATCCCGCACTCCTCCGGGCCGGTCGCCTGGAGTCCCACGTCGAGGTGCCGGCACCCGACGAGGCCGCGCGGCGAGCCATCCTCGCGGTCCACACTCGGGAGAAACCCCTCGCCGACAACGTTGCCCTCGACGACTTGGCGGCGCGAACCGCCGGCTATTCGGGCGCCGACCTCGCCGCGGTCTGCCGGGAGGCGGCCATGCTCGCTGTGCGGGCAGTGGCCGACGCCTACCCCGGCCCCGAGGCGAACGACCACGCCGACGAGGTGTCGCTGACGGCCGAGCAGTTCGAGGCCGCACTGGAGACGGTCGCCCCGTCGCTCGGGTAA
- a CDS encoding DUF7521 family protein — MIAPPVLIVKLITLVLSLIVAYLAYHGYRRNQSAPMLYVSVGFVFIGVGTICEGLVYRLLGTSLQSAAVVQALIVSSGLLFILASLTRRPAG, encoded by the coding sequence ATGATCGCTCCCCCGGTGTTGATCGTCAAGCTGATAACCCTCGTTTTGAGCCTGATCGTCGCCTATCTCGCGTATCACGGCTACCGGCGAAATCAGAGTGCGCCGATGCTCTACGTCTCGGTGGGCTTCGTCTTCATCGGCGTGGGGACGATCTGTGAGGGCCTCGTCTACCGCCTGCTCGGAACGTCCCTCCAGTCCGCCGCGGTCGTACAGGCGCTCATCGTCTCGAGTGGGCTGTTGTTCATTCTGGCCTCCCTAACCCGCCGTCCCGCCGGGTGA
- a CDS encoding fumarylacetoacetate hydrolase family protein, giving the protein MRYLARTADGRPLVGDDDGVVPLTALYPDASSVHDALPRATTGLRDPADATADRVPRDGVTFGPPLDDPGKLFGIGLNYADHAADLSEEPPEEPASFFKPATAATGPGGPIRLPPREQSDCVTAEAELAVVIGRTCRNVAVDDAESVIAGYTPVIDVTAEDVLARNPRFLTRAKSYDTFLVLGPHIAVPKADGALDDIEVRTVVNGEVRARNTLANMQFSPRELVAYHSGVMTLEPGDVISTGTPGAHPIEPGDLVRAEVDRIGPVGADVVR; this is encoded by the coding sequence ATGCGCTATCTCGCCCGCACCGCCGACGGCCGCCCACTCGTCGGCGACGACGACGGAGTCGTTCCGCTCACGGCCCTCTATCCCGACGCATCGAGCGTCCACGACGCCCTGCCGCGGGCGACGACGGGCCTGCGGGACCCGGCGGACGCGACGGCTGACCGAGTTCCGCGCGACGGGGTCACCTTCGGCCCGCCGCTCGACGACCCCGGCAAACTGTTCGGCATCGGCCTCAACTACGCCGACCACGCTGCGGACCTCTCGGAGGAACCACCGGAAGAGCCGGCGAGTTTCTTCAAGCCGGCCACCGCGGCGACGGGACCGGGCGGCCCGATACGGCTGCCGCCCCGCGAACAGTCCGATTGCGTCACCGCGGAGGCAGAACTCGCCGTCGTGATCGGACGGACCTGTCGGAACGTCGCCGTCGACGACGCCGAGTCGGTGATCGCGGGCTATACGCCGGTGATCGACGTGACCGCCGAGGACGTTCTCGCGCGCAACCCCCGCTTTCTCACGCGGGCAAAGAGCTACGACACGTTTCTCGTTCTCGGACCGCATATCGCGGTGCCGAAAGCCGACGGAGCGCTCGACGATATCGAGGTGCGGACGGTCGTGAACGGCGAGGTGCGGGCGCGAAACACCCTGGCCAACATGCAGTTCTCGCCGCGGGAACTCGTCGCCTACCACTCCGGAGTGATGACACTGGAGCCGGGCGACGTGATCTCGACGGGGACGCCCGGCGCCCATCCGATCGAACCGGGAGACCTGGTACGGGCCGAGGTGGACCGGATCGGACCGGTCGGCGCGGACGTGGTACGGTAG
- a CDS encoding tyrosine-type recombinase/integrase yields MSEGNTTDRTEQLKDQYPVLTRPTRQILGDKQLDDYEQFRLEFINWLDREGKTPEVRGENGYAEGVVSNTAHRIDYWFRYVWEQEGSYTLNITHDHAEMYMDHLAYEQQASKSHGKTTEIAVKRYFKWRHHERGGEEWSPSKPYPGPKTITKPADYLTADERPKIREAALEYGETPHYKTLDPEERDKWKAYLAQVIGKPKSEVTPRDFAESNGWKVPSLAGVSLDAGLRPKEVARATVEWVDVRNEQLRIPREESTKNENNWKPALTSRTARWLANWIKERENYPKYDDTDALWLTREGNEYSSQSLRYLLHKLCDEAGIPYEHRKMSWYSLRHSVGTYMTEHRDLKAAQSQLRHNSPRTTMQYDGVSTEQRRDALDKMG; encoded by the coding sequence ATGTCCGAAGGCAATACGACCGACCGTACCGAACAACTTAAAGACCAATACCCTGTCCTAACCCGGCCTACTCGCCAGATATTAGGCGATAAGCAGTTAGACGACTACGAGCAATTCCGACTTGAGTTCATCAACTGGCTTGACCGCGAAGGGAAGACTCCCGAGGTTCGAGGAGAAAACGGGTACGCCGAAGGTGTCGTCTCCAACACCGCCCATCGAATCGACTACTGGTTCCGCTACGTGTGGGAACAGGAAGGGAGCTATACGCTCAACATTACCCACGACCACGCGGAGATGTATATGGACCATCTCGCCTACGAACAACAGGCGAGCAAATCTCACGGGAAGACCACGGAAATAGCCGTTAAACGGTACTTCAAATGGCGACACCACGAGCGGGGCGGCGAAGAGTGGTCGCCCTCCAAGCCCTACCCCGGACCGAAGACGATTACCAAGCCCGCCGACTATCTCACCGCCGACGAACGGCCCAAGATCAGAGAAGCCGCCCTTGAATACGGCGAGACGCCACACTACAAGACTCTTGATCCCGAGGAGCGCGACAAGTGGAAAGCATACCTCGCCCAAGTAATCGGGAAACCCAAATCCGAGGTGACGCCGAGAGACTTCGCAGAATCGAACGGATGGAAAGTACCCTCGCTTGCAGGGGTCAGTCTTGACGCTGGCCTACGACCCAAAGAGGTCGCCCGCGCTACGGTCGAATGGGTCGACGTTCGGAATGAGCAATTACGTATCCCCCGAGAGGAATCCACTAAGAACGAGAACAATTGGAAACCCGCACTCACTTCCCGCACGGCCCGCTGGCTTGCCAATTGGATCAAAGAGCGAGAGAACTACCCGAAGTACGACGACACCGACGCGCTGTGGCTCACCCGAGAGGGGAACGAGTACAGCAGTCAAAGTCTTCGCTACCTGCTTCACAAGTTGTGCGACGAGGCGGGTATTCCCTACGAACACCGCAAAATGAGTTGGTATTCGCTTCGTCATTCTGTTGGCACGTATATGACAGAACACCGTGACCTGAAAGCGGCACAATCCCAACTCAGACACAACTCCCCGAGAACGACTATGCAATACGACGGGGTTTCGACCGAACAGCGGAGGGATGCTCTCGACAAGATGGGCTAA
- a CDS encoding Eco57I restriction-modification methylase domain-containing protein, producing MPDPALPDEDSILDTEDVREVLETFVIELGDRLDTHDIERVLTGDEDNLTSADLGTRPESFTENHLIYPLLEAAGLDYEPRPFGQSGERAVWPDFELTNFEPHTIGEDKPLNNVDEAIPEVKEYLDKKSIGAEYGIATDGIEWYIFRIELGGDFTEYPEIQYVDIRPALLEVARDTGVVSSTSLTHVDVEEELDGFVSTFDRPKFQTLLSQTAPKTLRDERKRDVEAFYELYIELLFGESDEYDYETCLMDDIRSPSGATEKDERLFGITLMNRLLFIKFLESRDILYDGFLRDRVDHYERHENVLAGNLYETQIRPLFYKLLNTEVDDREPKYRRGWFDEVPYLNGGLFRENVPEESNYTVIDRILPTVISDLIEGSQLELNGGGFDPAILGSVFEKTINHIEQEREQKDTGAYYTPNDVTEIVSRNAIDPKIRDVLIETFVDIVSQDDDQATVIRGQLDEMELSEILEAVEEGRSWFATPEAIEEANDRLSQIKVLDPACGSGHFLTSAMDEVYRAQLSLQRGLSHGDTPDAETRFHLKRNLALSGIYGVDADRIATEIAKLRVWLKIVEDNSWTPEFGKLPNIDVNIIDGNSLIGLPIKGMTDVSLDFADVEEQMEEVLELRKQYKKEETEDRTEIEQLEEEIRPVLNKAYVDQLNYTVETKFEKAEEFRKFCDSIQEPQLHSKLVSIKVERVDEEELSDNDKDRLGDLGFEWQEWRDTNKSASLDVADRERELRDDDETDDPQETLVDELCELLSDGFVFSQVERRPIGDDLNDVLGTPFHWAAEFPEANSEDNGTLDVDFDIIVGNPPYGDLLSESEDALTATYRTAGEDIAALFVERQLQLLAEDGYFGNVTTLKLVYKRSMEEIQDYLRETLDRTDIACFAKRPSKVFEGAEVRIAIISGKKASSEGKGSIYTSDFIRFDNDKDRDTRFRNITYRNTDGYTLRNDGIDGDGKHVALAKVGLEHIENILQKLKEQPSLIKKREEDSETDHVIWRRRGMDYFTNPMLEKLYSGTDVKGIYFKSELEARSAFLAISSSVFYVYWCTYGDMFHLNLGEIRGFPLPEEDELESRRDEIIEISDRLWNTMEDGFNADVKNFDNYEMQKPIIEEADEVMGELYGLSEEQINFVQGYHSEYGRHGPEDSQLTDY from the coding sequence ATGCCCGACCCCGCTCTGCCCGATGAGGACTCTATACTTGATACAGAAGATGTACGCGAGGTTTTGGAAACATTCGTTATCGAATTGGGCGACCGATTAGACACCCACGACATAGAGCGAGTTCTAACCGGAGATGAAGATAATTTGACAAGCGCCGACCTTGGAACTCGCCCGGAGTCTTTTACCGAAAATCACCTCATCTACCCTCTCTTGGAAGCCGCCGGATTGGACTATGAGCCTCGACCGTTCGGACAAAGCGGTGAGCGGGCTGTGTGGCCCGACTTTGAACTCACCAACTTTGAGCCCCACACTATCGGGGAAGACAAACCACTCAACAACGTAGATGAGGCAATTCCTGAGGTTAAAGAATATCTTGATAAGAAATCTATAGGAGCTGAGTACGGGATCGCGACGGACGGGATTGAATGGTACATTTTCCGGATTGAGCTTGGCGGGGACTTCACCGAATACCCGGAGATTCAGTATGTGGATATTCGCCCTGCCCTGCTTGAAGTAGCGAGAGATACCGGGGTGGTTTCCTCTACAAGCCTCACGCACGTTGACGTAGAGGAAGAGCTTGATGGTTTTGTCTCTACCTTTGACCGTCCCAAGTTCCAAACGCTTCTTTCACAGACCGCTCCGAAGACACTCCGTGATGAACGGAAGAGAGACGTTGAAGCCTTCTATGAACTCTATATTGAGCTTCTGTTTGGCGAGAGCGATGAATACGACTATGAGACCTGCTTGATGGATGATATTCGCTCCCCGTCCGGGGCGACGGAGAAGGATGAACGACTCTTTGGTATCACTCTGATGAACCGACTACTGTTCATCAAATTCCTTGAGTCTCGGGATATTCTGTATGACGGGTTTCTCCGTGACCGGGTAGATCACTATGAGCGGCATGAAAACGTACTCGCAGGGAACCTCTACGAAACCCAAATCAGGCCCCTGTTCTACAAGCTTCTCAACACAGAAGTTGATGACCGAGAGCCAAAATATCGGAGGGGTTGGTTTGATGAAGTGCCCTACCTGAATGGTGGTCTCTTTCGTGAGAACGTCCCCGAAGAGTCCAACTATACGGTGATTGACCGAATCCTCCCGACCGTCATTTCAGACCTGATCGAAGGTTCTCAGTTGGAACTCAATGGAGGGGGGTTTGACCCTGCTATCTTGGGGAGCGTGTTTGAGAAGACTATCAACCACATAGAACAGGAACGGGAACAGAAGGATACGGGAGCCTACTACACCCCGAACGACGTTACGGAAATCGTTAGCAGGAACGCCATTGACCCTAAGATTCGGGACGTACTCATAGAGACGTTCGTTGATATTGTCTCTCAGGATGATGACCAAGCTACGGTAATTCGAGGACAGTTGGATGAGATGGAGCTTTCTGAGATATTGGAAGCGGTGGAAGAGGGACGCAGTTGGTTCGCTACCCCTGAAGCCATTGAGGAAGCGAATGACCGCCTCTCACAAATCAAAGTCTTAGATCCTGCTTGTGGGAGTGGTCACTTCCTCACGTCGGCTATGGATGAAGTGTACCGGGCTCAATTGTCCCTTCAGCGAGGGCTCAGCCACGGTGATACGCCCGATGCAGAAACCCGATTCCATCTGAAGCGGAATCTGGCACTCTCCGGTATCTACGGGGTGGATGCAGACCGTATAGCTACTGAAATCGCCAAGCTTAGGGTATGGCTGAAGATTGTGGAAGACAACAGTTGGACTCCGGAGTTCGGGAAACTCCCCAACATTGATGTTAACATCATAGATGGGAACTCGCTTATTGGGCTCCCAATCAAGGGGATGACCGATGTTTCCCTCGATTTCGCTGATGTTGAGGAACAGATGGAGGAAGTGCTTGAACTCAGGAAGCAATACAAGAAAGAGGAAACGGAAGACCGGACGGAGATTGAACAGTTAGAAGAAGAGATTCGCCCGGTTCTCAACAAGGCCTACGTTGACCAACTGAACTACACAGTTGAAACCAAGTTTGAGAAAGCTGAGGAGTTTCGGAAGTTTTGCGACTCCATTCAGGAACCTCAGCTACACAGCAAATTGGTTTCCATCAAGGTAGAGCGGGTTGATGAAGAGGAACTATCGGACAATGATAAGGATCGGTTAGGGGACCTTGGTTTTGAGTGGCAGGAATGGCGTGACACCAACAAGAGCGCATCCCTTGATGTAGCCGATAGAGAGCGTGAGCTTCGGGATGATGATGAAACGGATGACCCTCAGGAAACGCTTGTAGATGAGCTGTGTGAGCTTCTGAGCGACGGCTTCGTTTTCTCTCAGGTTGAACGGCGACCGATCGGAGATGATTTGAATGACGTTCTCGGGACACCCTTCCATTGGGCGGCTGAGTTCCCCGAAGCTAACAGCGAAGATAACGGGACTCTTGACGTTGACTTTGATATTATTGTAGGAAATCCCCCGTATGGTGACCTTCTGAGTGAGAGCGAGGATGCTCTTACAGCTACCTACCGGACTGCCGGAGAAGACATAGCCGCTCTTTTCGTTGAGAGGCAACTTCAGTTGTTAGCTGAAGATGGGTACTTTGGGAACGTAACCACCCTGAAGTTGGTCTACAAGCGGTCTATGGAGGAGATTCAAGACTATTTGCGCGAAACGCTTGACCGAACAGATATTGCCTGCTTCGCTAAGCGCCCGTCAAAAGTGTTTGAAGGGGCTGAGGTGCGTATTGCGATAATTAGTGGGAAGAAGGCATCTTCTGAAGGAAAGGGGAGCATTTACACAAGTGACTTCATCCGATTTGACAACGACAAGGACAGGGATACTCGCTTCCGGAATATCACCTACAGGAATACAGACGGTTATACGCTCAGGAATGACGGTATAGATGGGGACGGTAAGCACGTAGCTCTCGCTAAGGTCGGGTTGGAACATATAGAGAATATCCTTCAGAAGCTCAAAGAACAGCCCTCTCTCATCAAAAAGCGAGAGGAGGATTCAGAAACAGACCATGTGATCTGGCGAAGACGGGGAATGGACTACTTCACTAATCCGATGTTGGAGAAGCTGTATTCAGGGACAGATGTGAAGGGGATTTATTTTAAGTCCGAATTAGAAGCCCGTTCCGCGTTCTTGGCGATTAGCTCATCAGTTTTCTACGTTTATTGGTGTACCTACGGAGATATGTTCCATCTGAACTTGGGTGAGATTCGCGGATTCCCACTCCCTGAGGAAGATGAGCTTGAGTCACGCCGTGATGAGATTATAGAAATATCTGATAGGCTGTGGAATACCATGGAAGACGGCTTCAATGCTGACGTGAAGAACTTTGACAACTATGAGATGCAGAAACCCATCATCGAGGAAGCCGATGAAGTGATGGGAGAACTCTACGGGCTCTCAGAGGAGCAAATCAATTTCGTTCAGGGCTATCATTCGGAATACGGTCGCCACGGCCCTGAGGACTCGCAACTAACGGATTACTGA
- a CDS encoding SWIM zinc finger family protein, whose amino-acid sequence MEINEGGRQKSAVEYLNFGAKTAKRVTWEAWSFRIVGPLQVLVTNESYGVERDLHAYVVAVEDVGGTIVPRECECPADRFRDDYDCKHKLALVAVAGPVVMNAAAEFPEKPLESPDSVNPTPVTDGGHPKDGNCECEGLGTLSCWPCYRAQ is encoded by the coding sequence ATGGAAATCAACGAAGGCGGTAGACAAAAGAGTGCTGTTGAGTATCTGAATTTCGGCGCGAAGACAGCCAAGCGTGTGACTTGGGAAGCGTGGTCATTCCGCATCGTCGGGCCACTCCAAGTCTTAGTGACGAACGAATCCTACGGGGTCGAGAGGGACCTACACGCCTACGTGGTGGCCGTCGAGGACGTGGGTGGAACGATTGTACCCCGAGAGTGCGAATGCCCTGCTGACCGTTTCAGGGACGACTACGATTGCAAGCATAAATTAGCCCTCGTAGCGGTGGCTGGCCCGGTGGTGATGAATGCGGCGGCGGAGTTTCCTGAGAAACCACTCGAAAGTCCGGACTCCGTCAACCCCACTCCGGTAACGGACGGAGGGCACCCCAAAGATGGGAACTGTGAGTGTGAGGGCTTGGGGACTCTCTCCTGCTGGCCGTGCTACCGAGCGCAATAG